The Cydia pomonella isolate Wapato2018A chromosome 13, ilCydPomo1, whole genome shotgun sequence genome segment CTTACCGTCCCGCGCTTCCTTATGTGTCATCTCGCCTTCTCTGACCTGTGCACTGGAATCTACCTCTTCATGTTAGCTGTAGTAGACTTACAATCTTACGGAGAATTCTTCAACTACGCTTACGACTGGCAATATGGAGTCGGATGCAAAATCGCTGGATTCTTATCTGTCTTTTCTGGACAGCTATCAGTCTTTACTCTAACTATAGTGACTCTGGAACGCTGGTTCGCGATTACCTTTGCGATATATTTGGAGAGGAGAATCTCTTTGGGAACGGCAGCTAAAATCATGATCGGTGGCTGGCTGTTTTCTATTCACATGGCCGGGTTGCCTCTGGCTGGCGTGTCAGATTATTCTTCTACTTCTATTTGCTTGCCTGTTAAGAGTTCATCGACCTCAGATGCAGTGTATCAAGGATCTCTGTTCCTTTTCAATGCTGTAGCGTGGGTGATAATAGTGGTATGCTATGTGGGGATATACAGATCGCTTGGAGGCGGTGGAGAAAAGTACGGAGGCAGAGGAGCAGCGGCGGCTGCAGAACGACGCATCGCCAACAAAATGGCTTTACTAATCGGTACGGATTTACTCTGCTGGGCGCCAGTTGCGTTTTTCGGAGTGACAGCGCTCGCGGGGGTTCCTCTAGTCGACGTGAGCCACGGAAAAGTGCTgctagtatttttttatccgCTGAACGCGTGCGCTAATCCGTTCCTTTACGCAATACTCACAAAGCAGTACCGCAGGGACTTGATAAATTTGATCGCGCGCAGCGGACGCTGCAATTGGTTGGTGGAACGGTACAAGCTGGCGGCCACGCCCCCCGCTACTGCGCATACTCAGCagtcggcgccggcgccgcttATTCCACTAGTACAGTATGGGAGGAGCACCTCGCAAATTAGCAAGGAAAATGGGGAACTGCTTTAATTTACGTTTGTTaatgatatttgtaattttatgcttattagataatttatttattatattgttttttattgaccTGACtattccaattaaaaaaatctttgtttttgctaattattttaaaatgagtgTCCTTGGcattcatttttaaaatggtaagTAATTAATTTGGTATTCAACTAAATCAGACtgaaatatacaattaaaattatgcaATTATTAGATACACTGATGAAAATGGTAAGAAAAACTACACTACAAGTGTTTTCAATGACTTTACTATTGTTTTTGATACATACATCAGCTCAAGAAAATCTGAGCATTTTCTGAAATATTACTTAACACTTTACTGTCAATGTACTCTACCACTAACTTGTCACCTTCCAGCAACACCTCTTGCTTCATCAGCTCTCCGATTTCCCCATCCATCTTCTGAGGACTGATGCAGTATCCGTCCAACTGTCGGAACAGCCTCAGTTTCACATCactcattttgttattttcattcTTAATGTCACAAGTTTCACAAATACTGTCTATTGCTCTGCCTAAACTCCATTTTGAGCTTATAAATACTGGCACAGAATCCTTTAAATCAGGATCTAAGGTCACAGATTCTAAGGCCACTAATTTTTCCACATCTTCAATGACTTTCATAGACTTGGCTTCCATGTTTTTTGGTTTTCCAATAGCAAAGTAAACCCGATCAGAAGCGGGGACAGACTTAGGGCCTTTagctttttgttttattctcaTGAGATGGATTTTCGAGGCTGTTTTCACTTTTGCTGTTGATTGGAGTGCTTTTCTTATATTTTCTGTCACCTGCAACCAAGAAATTTCTATACTTACTAAAAAATGCAGATAAATCACCACttaaatccaaaaaaagatATCATTACAGAATCACCAAAAAGATATCATTACAGGAACCATTTCCAAGGACATGAAGACGACGGATTTAAAACCCGAAATTGCACAAAAACGCCCAGAATGGCGTCTTAGGActaggagggccgaccccaagagACATGGGAAATAGGCTCGTGAGAAGAAGAAGATCATTACAGAATTTCTAGGACATTTGTTTGGATACTTGATTCATCCAACGATAAGTAAAAGCACAGCAAAGAATCTGACTATCACATACACCTGGTCAAGTGCATCTAttctacaatatatttttattgatcaaactaacaagtaatttaaacaaacaattcaaTTATGccttaaagttaaaattacaaaagaaagttaaaaactaaacttaaaaataaaatataaatagaaaatttgCCCCAAATCACTATCTATTAGCAGCATTCCCAGTAGGCTGGCAGCGATGCCACTTGTATGGCAATGCTGATCCGCTGTGTTAAAGAAGAGATGCTTTCCAGATAGATCTTCGTACATTGAcacgcctgttgctatctctatagcacgcgcataattatattgctgtcatgCGAGTACATTGGAACATTTGGAACCTAAAAAAGTTATGAAAAATAAGGAAATGAGTATGaccataaaaattaaattgtttgatACCTGTATACTTCCTGTTCTAACTTATGGTTGCCAAATATGGGCACTTAACAAATCCCACTACAAAAAGCTAGAAATTTGTCAAAACGCTATGGAGAGAAGTATGATGGGTAAGTGACTGATAAAGTTAGAAATATAGATATAAAGAAATGTACTAAAACAAAAGATATTACTACAACAATTAAGAAgttaaaatggaaatgggcagGTCACACAATTAGAAGGAGAGAAAAGTGGTCTAAAGCAATAATGTACTGTTTTACTAGAGACAAAAAGAGGAAGCGTGGCAGGCCAACAAGAAGATGGGATGATGAGATTAAGAGCGCAGCAGGAGGTTGCTGGACTACAATAGCAAGGGATAGGGATAAATGGAAACAGTTAGGGGAGGTTTTGCCTACAAAAGGCATACAGATGGaaattagatatatatatatatatatatatatatatatatatatatatatatgaaatgtacttacaaaatacttgtctgaaataaaggctatttcatttattc includes the following:
- the LOC133524496 gene encoding AN1-type zinc finger protein 1-like, encoding MEFPTLGEHCTFQNCNQIDFLPLQCKCGKVFCREHFTEHSLSGECELAPEPKEIKLKSDDQIFRCSSKGCRKGSLHEILCPKCQKHYCIEHRFHPSCPEIDDETMAHKIEQLEAPRRQFHEANKHLQEKVTENIRKALQSTAKVKTASKIHLMRIKQKAKGPKSVPASDRVYFAIGKPKNMEAKSMKVIEDVEKLVALESVTLDPDLKDSVPVFISSKWSLGRAIDSICETCDIKNENNKMSDVKLRLFRQLDGYCISPQKMDGEIGELMKQEVLLEGDKLVVEYIDSKVLSNISENAQIFLS